From Xiphophorus hellerii strain 12219 chromosome 20, Xiphophorus_hellerii-4.1, whole genome shotgun sequence, the proteins below share one genomic window:
- the aqp7 gene encoding aquaporin-7 isoform X2 has protein sequence MGPSVELEVSMQGKLEVRRPEIRLNELSRVALAEFLSTYVMMTLGLGSVAQVVTGEGGKGTFFSINIGFGLAVAMGVHIGGTVSGAHMNAAVSFALCVFGQLPWKRLPLYIFAQLLASFLAAATVYDAIYTFSGGNLTVTGEKATAGIFATYPAPYLSVFGGFIDQVFGTAILLLCLMALSDEKNKPAAKGTESMFVGVLVVLIGISLGSNSGYAINPTRDLGPRLFTAVAGWGLDVFRAGKFWFWVPIVATPIGAVLGGGLYKVCVQMHHPAPSEQYQEKDNSEE, from the exons ATGGGGCCGTCAGTGGAACTGGAGGTCTCCATGCAGGGCAAACTGGAAGTAAGGCGACCCGAGATCCGTCTGAATGAACTCTCACGAGTGGCACTTGCTGAATTCCTTTCAACATATGTCATGATG aCATTAGGTCTGGGTTCGGTGGCCCAGGTTGTGACTGGTGAAGGAGGAAAAGGAACGTTCTTCAGCATCAACATTGGCTTCGGCCTGGCTGTTGCAATGGGGGTTCATATTGGAGGAACTGTCTCCG GGGCTCATATGAATGCCGCAGTCTCCTTcgcattgtgtgtttttggccAACTACCATGGAAGAGGCTCCCCTTGTACATTTTTGCTCAGCTACTTGCGTCGTTTCTTGCAGCAGCAACAGTTTATG ATGCCATTTATACTTTTTCTGGTGGAAACCTGACTGTTACTGGAGAAAAAGCCACGGCTGGGATCTTTGCCACTTATCCAGCACCATACCTCTCTGTGTTCGGTGGCTTTATTGACCAG GTGTTTGGCACGGCCATACTGCTGCTGTGTCTGATGGCTCTATCTGACGAAAAGAACAAACCAGCTGCCAAAGGGACTGAATCTATGTTTGTGGGTGTCCTAGTGGTCCTCATTGGCATTTCTTTGGGCAGCAACAGTGGTTATGCTATCAACCCCACCAGAGACTTGGGACCTAGGCTCTTCACTGCAGTTGCAGGCTGGGGTTTGGATGTATTCAG GGCTGGAAAATTCTGGTTCTGGGTCCCTATAGTGGCCACTCCCATAGGTGCAGTGCTGGGAGGAGGGCTTTACAAGGTATGTGTACAAATGCACCACCCAGCTCCCTCTGAACAGTACCAGGAGAAGGATAACAGTGAGGAATAA
- the tpgs2 gene encoding tubulin polyglutamylase complex subunit 2 yields the protein MTMDETKDAFVFKGVTERLTLGITRILENMPGVVDVRYAERDPAEKRTLLSWEQKNTCILPEDMRDFYLTTDGFTLTWSVKLDDECVPLGCMMINGVGRLCPLLQPASVFSLPNAPSLVDLDWEESSSESGLEPAPSAPHFDARSRIYELDSCGGNGKVCLVYKNCTPGVVAQHSEIWFLDRSLCWHFLTATFTAYYRLMITHLGLPEWQYAYTPYGPSPQAKQWASLYQPLIFSNEVSQTDSAADVFLNKLDPTKAFRGKAKVPPPKKKQSAQSNSGGTAKGQGSAGRHGGAKR from the exons ATGACAATGGACGAAACAAAAGATGCGTTTGTGTTCAAAGGTGTTACTGAGAGGCTGACCCTCGGAATTACTCGAATACTCG AAAACATGCCAGGGGTGGTGGATGTGCGCTACGCAGAGAGAGACCCTGCAGAAAAGAGGACCCTCCTGTCTTGGGAGCAG AAAAACACGTGTATTTTACCAGAGGATATGCGAGACTTCTATCTGACCACTGATGGATTCACATTAACCTGGAGTGTTAAACTGGACG ATGAGTGTGTCCCTTTAGGTTGCATGATGATCAACGGCGTGGGCAGGCTGTGCCCGCTGCTTCAGCCCGcgtctgttttctctctccctAACGCCCCCTCACTGGTTGATCTGGACTGGGAGGAGAGCAGCTCAGAAAGCG GATTGGAGCCTGCACCGTCTGCGCCTCATTTTGATGCCCGGAGTCGTATTTATGAGCTGGATTCCTGCGGCGGGAATGGAAAAGTGTGTCTGGTTTACAAAAACTGCACTCCAG gagtgGTTGCACAGCACAGTGAAATCTGGTTCCTGGACCGCTCACTGTGCTGGCATTTTTTGACTGCAACATTTACTGCCTACTACAGACTGATGATAACACACCTGGGCCTACCTGAGTGGCAGTATGCCTACACACCATATGGTCCAAGCCCGCAGGCTAAG cagtgGGCGTCCCTCTACCAGCCCCTGATTTTCAGCAATGAGGTTAGCCAGACGGATTCAGCTGCAGATGTTTTTCTAAACAAGCTGGATCCCACAAAGGCCTTCAGAGGCAAAGCCAAGGTACCACCCCCCAAGAAGAAGCAGTCGGCCCAGTCCAACTCTGGAGGCACTGCTAAAGGGCAAGGGAGCGCAGGAAGACACGGTGGAGCAAAACGGTGA
- the aqp7 gene encoding aquaporin-7 isoform X1 — MGPSVELEVSMQGKLEVRRPEIRLNELSRVALAEFLSTYVMMTLGLGSVAQVVTGEGGKGTFFSINIGFGLAVAMGVHIGGTVSGAHMNAAVSFALCVFGQLPWKRLPLYIFAQLLASFLAAATVYGVYYDAIYTFSGGNLTVTGEKATAGIFATYPAPYLSVFGGFIDQVFGTAILLLCLMALSDEKNKPAAKGTESMFVGVLVVLIGISLGSNSGYAINPTRDLGPRLFTAVAGWGLDVFRAGKFWFWVPIVATPIGAVLGGGLYKVCVQMHHPAPSEQYQEKDNSEE, encoded by the exons ATGGGGCCGTCAGTGGAACTGGAGGTCTCCATGCAGGGCAAACTGGAAGTAAGGCGACCCGAGATCCGTCTGAATGAACTCTCACGAGTGGCACTTGCTGAATTCCTTTCAACATATGTCATGATG aCATTAGGTCTGGGTTCGGTGGCCCAGGTTGTGACTGGTGAAGGAGGAAAAGGAACGTTCTTCAGCATCAACATTGGCTTCGGCCTGGCTGTTGCAATGGGGGTTCATATTGGAGGAACTGTCTCCG GGGCTCATATGAATGCCGCAGTCTCCTTcgcattgtgtgtttttggccAACTACCATGGAAGAGGCTCCCCTTGTACATTTTTGCTCAGCTACTTGCGTCGTTTCTTGCAGCAGCAACAGTTTATGGTGTTTACTATG ATGCCATTTATACTTTTTCTGGTGGAAACCTGACTGTTACTGGAGAAAAAGCCACGGCTGGGATCTTTGCCACTTATCCAGCACCATACCTCTCTGTGTTCGGTGGCTTTATTGACCAG GTGTTTGGCACGGCCATACTGCTGCTGTGTCTGATGGCTCTATCTGACGAAAAGAACAAACCAGCTGCCAAAGGGACTGAATCTATGTTTGTGGGTGTCCTAGTGGTCCTCATTGGCATTTCTTTGGGCAGCAACAGTGGTTATGCTATCAACCCCACCAGAGACTTGGGACCTAGGCTCTTCACTGCAGTTGCAGGCTGGGGTTTGGATGTATTCAG GGCTGGAAAATTCTGGTTCTGGGTCCCTATAGTGGCCACTCCCATAGGTGCAGTGCTGGGAGGAGGGCTTTACAAGGTATGTGTACAAATGCACCACCCAGCTCCCTCTGAACAGTACCAGGAGAAGGATAACAGTGAGGAATAA